In Gemmatimonas sp. UBA7669, the genomic stretch ACCCCGACCCCGACCCCGACCCCAGCCGCAGTATCCGGTCGCAAACGATCGCGACTCCCATATCATTCGTTGCTGTTCTCTCATTTCGATATCGTATCTGGCCATCTCAACTCCCAATTCCCGTCTCTGGCGTCTCAAGCAACGAGATCCATGAAGCCAGAGCCGGGAACCGAAGACTGCGCGATATCAAAAGATCTTCAGATTGATGAATTTCCGCGGATTCTTCTTGAACTCCGCCACCAGCGAGTCTGTGCGCAGCAGCAGGGTGTCCAGTCTCGCGTACAGCGCCGGATCATTCATCAGCTTGCCCACCGTGCCGTTGCCCGTGTTGATCTTGGTCACCAGGCCCTGCACTTCCTGATTCGTCACCCGCAGTTCGCGTGTGAGCGCCTCGAGGCTGGCTGACGTGGCCTGCAGGTTTTTCGTGGTCGAGTCCACCTTGGCCGAGTCCACGCTGGCGAGGGTCTTGCGCAGCTGCTCCTGTGTGCGCGTCAGCTCGGCCGACTGCGCCGCCACCACCTGGCTGAGTTGCGCCACCAGCTTCGTCACGTCGGTCACCGTGCGCCGCACGTCGCGCAGGCCACTGTCGGCCACGAACTGATTGCGCGTTTCCGTGGTCAGCGCGAGGATGTTGGCCGCGATTGAATCGCCCTTGGTGAGCAGCTCGCCGGTGCCTGGCGTGCCTTCACCCACCGGAATGGTGTCACCCTTGGGCAGATAGCCCTGACGTCCCATTTCCGGCGTGAGCGCAATGAGCTGATCACCAAAGATGCCGTTGGGTTCCACGGTGGCCGTGGTGCCCAGCGGAATCTGGTGCTCATTCTGCACCTGCAGCCGCACCGCAATGGTGCCGTCGGGAATGAGGCGGACTTCGTCCACGAAGCCCACCTGCACGCCCGCCAGCAGCACCGGCTGCCCCTGCTTGAGTCCCGCGCCCCAGGGGAAGCGCGCGAACATGGGGTAGCCCTTGGAGAGACCGCCGCGGGCAATCCAGATCGTGCCCCCGAGGCCGAGGATGATGGCGGTCAGCAGCAAGAGACCCACCAGGACTTCGTCACGTCGCTTGGTCGTCATGAATGCAGAGTGGCGTCAGGCCTTACGCCTGGATGAAGGGAGCCAGCACGGCGGCCACAATGGCGTCGAGCACGAGAATGGACACCGAGGCAATCACCACCGCCTTGGCCGTGGACTTGCCCACGCCCTCGGCACCGGCCTCGGTCACATACCCTTCGTAGCTGGACACGAAGGCGATGGCCGCGCCGAAGGACGTGGCCTTGATGAGCGAGTAGACCACCTGAAACGGCGTGAACGCGAGCCTGAGGCCCGACACGAAATCGTCGGTGCGCACGTCCGTGGCCAGAATGAGCGTCAGCCACGCACTGAAGATGGCGGCCGTGTTGGCCAGCACCACCAGCGTGGGCAGCATCACCACACCTGCCAGAAAACGGGGCAGGGCCAGATAAGCCACCGGATCGAACGAAAGCGTTTCCAGCGCGTCGATCTGCTCGGTGACACGCATGGTGCCGATTTCCGCTGTCATGCGCGCACCCACGCGGCCCGTGAGCACGAGCGCCGTGAGCAGTGGCCCAAGCTCAAGCACGATGGACTGACGCGCAATGAGTCCGACCACGGACAACTGCACACCGGGGAACAGCTGGAAGCGCGTCTGGAAGGCGGTCACCCCACCGAGAAACGCGGCCACGATCACGGTCAGCGGTACCGACTCCACACCGATCCGATGCATCTGCCGGATCATCTCGGGAAACCAGGTCCCGGGGTCACGGAAGCCGCGTACGATGTCGCGAGCAAAGAACGCGCGCGCGCCGAAGGCCTTGAGCAGCACGGCGGTACGGCGCATGGCCAGCTCACCGATCATGTACGCACCCGCGCCAGCAGGATGAGCGCGAAGAAGCCGCCCAGGATATTGGGTATCCACGCCGCGAGTTCAGGGGCGACCAGTCCCTTGCCGCCGATGCTCTTGGTGAGCTGAATGAGCACGAGAAACACCACGGTCGTGGCCAGGCTGACGGCAATGCCGTACGCCGCGCCGCCCCGCTGTGAGCTGGTGGCCATCGGGGCGCCGAACAGGGCAATGATGAGACAGGTGACCGGAATGGCGATCTTCAGCATCCGCTCCACCTTGAGCATGTTCACGTCGGCGCCAGAGCGTTCGAGAATGCCGATGAATCGCGTGAGTTCGGCGAAACGCATTTCCGAAGGCTCGCGCTCCGTGGAGCGCAATTCCTGCGGCGATTCACGCATGTCGCGGTCCACCAGCGAGTCGAAGCGGATGACGATATCGGTGCTGGGAGTGGGCAGCACGTGCATGGTGCCCTTCTGCAGCATCCACTGCCCGTCGCCGCGGTAATTGCCCTTCGCCGAGGCAATGAGCAGTCCCGGCTGCTGCTTGGACGCCCGTTCCTCGATCTCGATGTTGTCCACGTACTCTTCCTTCACATTCAGCGTGTAGATGCGGTACACACGTCCCGCTTCGCTTGCGAAGGCAAAGTTGTAGCGGTCATCATCGCGCGAGTTGTTGGCGCCGGCCAAAAGCCGCAAGCGCTCGGCATTGGCCGGAGGCGCCACCTCGCTGAATACCAGGTCAAGTCCCATGGCCAACGTGGCCATGACCAGAATGGGCGCGATGAAGCGATAAAAGCTGATGCCCGAGGCCTTGGCTGCCGTGATCTCCGAGTAGCGCGTGAAAGTGCTGATGGAGAACACCGTGGCAAACAGCACGGCGGCCGGCAGAATCATGAACAGCGTGTCGGGAATCCAGTACAGGTAGCTCAATGCCACGGCCTTCACGGTCAACTTGCGCTCGGTGTACCGGCGCAGGTTGTCCACGAGGTCAATGACGAATACCAGGACCGGAAACCCCAGCAGCATCGCGCCAAAAATGCGCGTGAACTCGCCCGCGATGTAGCGATCGAGCGGCGTGATGAAGCGGCCCCTCACGCGGACACCGCCGGCTCCGCGGTGTCTCGGCCCTTGGCCTTGGCCTTGGCTGCGCGAGCCAGCGCCTTGCGTGCCTTGCGGTCGGCCCGCCACTCGGCGAAGCCGCCGCCACGCGAGTTGTCCGTGGTGGATTCGACGCGCCACAGCAGCGCCACGCCCGCCAGTGCGAACACGACGTTGGCAATCCACATGGCCACATAGGCCGGCAACTGGCCCTTGTCGGCCAAGGCTTCACCACCCATGAGACAAATGTAGTAGAGACCGAACACCACGATGCTCACCCCGATGGTCACCCCCACACCACCGCGCGGAAAACGCAGGGCAATAGGCGGGCCGAACAGCACAAACACGAAGCAGGCCAGCGACAGCGCGAACTTCTTGTGGATTTCCACCGCCAGGCTGTCCAGTGACTCGCGCGCGGCAATGAGCTGGAGGCCCGTGGCGTTGACGGCACCCAGCGCGACCGCCGCCTCGCTGGTATCGGTGGGCTGGGCCTGCACGGCCTGCGTCATGGGGTCCACACCTGCGGCGCGCAGGGCCGAGTCCTGGGAGTAGGTGAGGCCGGGCGCCGGCGTGTAGCTGCCACGTGGCAACACGGGGATGCCATTGATGGGCGGGGGGAACTGCCCTGCCACCTGAGCCGAGTCCGGCGAACCGGGGACAGGAACACCCGGAACCGGTTGCCCGGGCACCGGCTGACCGGGGACCGGCGAACCGGGAACGGGCGTGGCGGGTACGGCAACCGGCACCACCACCGAGTCCCGCCGCGTGCTGTCGCGCCGGACAGTGTCCTGCCGAACGGAGTCCTGCCGAATCGAATCCTGGACGATACTGTCCTGGCCGAGCGCCTGGGCCTCGGCCTTCTTGGGCAGGAAAAGACCGGCGATGCGTCCGAGGAACTGCTCACAATAGAGCGCGGCCAGCGGCTCGGCCCTGGGGCGCGGGCGCGGCGGGGTGATGCGCCGCCCGCTCACTTTCCGCAGGCGGTCGGTGTTGCTGACGTACTCCTGACGAATGCGCTCCACGTCAACGGCATCCGAACGGTAGCGCCGGTGCATCTCGCACACCGTCATTTCGCGGTCGCCCTTGAAGGCATCGCTGCCACTCGAGTTCTCGAAACCCTGCGCAATGCCCTTCTGACGCACCGTCTGCGTCTCGAAGAAGCTGCGCTGCAGCCGATGACTCTCGCCGCGCACAAACTCCTGCGCGAAGCCGTCATACAACTGAATGACCATGTCGCGGCCATTCGGGTCGAGCGAAATCACGCCGCTGTCCGCGTACACCGTCTTGCGTTCGATGCCCTTGGACAGGTCGTAGATGACGACATCATAGATGCGGTTCGTTTCCGCATTCACGCGCGCGACGCGCATGAAGAACATTTCGGTGATCATGTTCATGGACTGCTCGCGCAGGGCCACGGTGGGCTTGGTGCGCGCGATGTCCTGCTGCAGAATGCGGAGACGGTGATTGGCCGCCGGCAGCACCTGATCATTGAACCAGATCATGCCGATGGACAGCGCGAAGGCACAGGCCAGCACCGGCGCCATGAGGGTGCGCACCCGCACGCCACTGGCCTTGAAGGCCGTGATCTCGTGCTCGGCGGCCATGCGGCCGAACGCGTAGAGTGTGGCCACCAGCACCGCCATGGGCATCGTCATGGCGATGGTGAAGGGCAGGGACAACACGAAAAACTCGCCGATCGCAGCCCATGGCAGGCCCTTGCCGGCGAGATTGGCCAACTGCCGCGCCACGTACTGCAGCATGAGCAGTGACGTGAGCGCGGACAGGGCGAAGACGAGCGGGCCCACATGCTCGCGGACGATATAGCGTGTAAGGAGCTTCACGACGTAAATTCCCCGGAGACCACCCGCTTTATCAAGGGCGCGCCTTCGCCAATTCGCGAAACGGCGCGTTCGCAGTTCATGACCGGTACGTCGGCCTCCCCTGCAGCCTTACGGGCAGGGCGTCGTACCCCACTCTCGGAGTTCGGTGCGCAGGCTGCTCCAGACATGGGCACGCGCGATGTCCGGAGCCTTTCGCGCGCCGGTGTCCGTGGCTGTTTCGGTGGTGCTGGCACTGGCCGTGGCCCCTCTGGGGCCGGTCGGCCTGGAGGCGCAGGATAGCGCCTCCCGCGCCCTCCCCGAAGGCCTGCGCGTGCCCGGACCCACCCGGGCGCGACTCGACTCGCTCCTGTCCACCTGGACCCTGCGCCGACCCCCTCGGCTCGGCCTGTTCACCCCCACCCTCATCGCGCGCCCCGATGCGGGCGCCGTGGCCGAGCAGGTGGTGCGCGCCAATGAGCGCGCCCGGGCCGGCCGGATGCAGCGGGTGTGGGAGCGGACCATCTACCGCGCCTTTTCCGCCCAGAGCGTGGTGCAGGTGGCGGCGGAGGACGAGCCCGACCCGGTGACGGGCGTCACCACGCCCCCGGTGCCGCCCGTGGTCACGGACACCGTAGCCGCCGACACCACCGGCCCCCGTCCCGGCGCGCTGGTGCCCTTGGCGCCCGACGCCCGGCCCTCGGCGCAGCAGAGTGCCGCCGACTTCCTCGACGACATCGGCGATCTGGGCATCTCGCTCGAGTCCCGGCTCGAGGCCAAGGTGCAGCGCACCAAGAACGATCGCTGTACCGCCAACCAGCTCACCATCATCGGCAACAACTGCTTCGGTTCGCCGCTGCTGCCCACGTTTGACTTCCAGTTCAACATCCGCACCGGTGGTGTGGTGGCTGAACGGGTGTTTCTGAACGTGGACTACAACTCACAGCGCGAGTTCGATGCCTCCAACAACATCTCGGTCCGCTACCAAGGCAAAACCGACGAAATCCTGCAGTCACTCGAAGTCGGCAACGTGTCGCTGCAGGTGCCCACCTCGCGTTTCCTCACCTCGGGCATTCCCTCGGGTAACTACGGCATTCAGGCCACGGGTCAGCTCGGGGCCATGCGCTTCACGTCCATCGTGGCGCAGCAGAAGGGCAATGTCTCCAAGGACAATGTCTACACGGTGGGTGAGCGCACGCAGAAGACCGAGCAGCGCATCATTGAAGACATTCAGATCCAGCCGCGACAGTTCTTCTTCACCATCGATCCGCAATTGCTGCCGGGCTATCCCAACGTGGACCTGCTCAACCGCCAGCAGTTGCAGCAGCTCGCGGCGCAGTTGCCGGACAGCCTGCGGCCGGTGCGTGTTTATGTGTACCGCCAGCTCATCGGCGCGGCCAACCAGAACCCCCGGGCGCCGCAGTTCTCCGTGCGGGGGGCGCGCAATCCGGCACGGCAGATCTACGAGGTGCTGCGCGAGAACGTCGACTACTATCTCGACCCGTCGGGACTCTGGATTGCACTCACCCGCCCGGTGAACCCCAACAACGAGCGCCTCGCGGTGGCCTATGAGGTCAACGTGGGCGGCCGACCGGGACGCAACCCAAACACCGGCGGTACACCAGACATCGAGTTCACCGCCGAGCCGCAGTTCGCCAACCTGCTCTGGGAGCCCGAGCTGCAGCCCAGCAACGCGTCATACTTCCGGCGCGAGATCAAGTCGGTCTATCGACTGGGCGGCGAAGACGTGCAGCGCGAGTCCATCTCGCTCAAGCTCGTTACCGGCACATCGGGCGATCAGGAAAAGCCCATCGACCCTTCGCGCGGCGAAACCTATCTGCAGGTCTTTGGGCTCTCGCAGGCCACCAACTCGGCCATCTTCGACGTCGAGAATCGCGTCTGGCCGCGGCCCAACGACAACAACTTCCGCGCCAACTTCTCGGGCGGCGGACAGCAGAAGCTCATCCCCGATTACTTCGTCGTCTTCCCGTCGCTGCAGCCCTTTGCGCGCGCGGGGCTCGCGCAGCCGGCGGCCAATCCGGCCAACGACACGCTCTACACCTACCCCAACGAGTACCTCTACTCGGCACAGCGTCCGCAGGCCATCTACCGCATGGTGGCCACCTATCTGAGTGAGGGGGGCGGTGGCAGTCAGAGCATCAGACTCTCGAGCATTCAGGTACGCCCGAACTCCGAGCGCGTCGTCATTGAAGGACGTGAGCTGGTCAAGGACACCGACTACGCCATCGACTACGAACTGGGGCTCATCACCTTCTCGCGGCCGGACACCTTGTTTGCGCGGCCACGACAGGTCTCGGTGCGTTACGAGGAGAATCCGCTCTTCGCCATCGCGCCCACCACCATTCTCGGTTTTGCGTCGCAGTTCCCGCTCGACAACGGTCAGTTGTCGTTCACGGCCATTTCGCAGTCGCAGCGCTCCGCATTGACGCGGCCGCCTCTCGGCTTCGAACCGGTGGGGTCGCTGGTGGCCGGTGTGACCGGCAACATGCAGTGGGACGCCACCGCGCTGTCGTCGGCGCTGCGCAAGCTGCCGTTCCGCCAGACCAACACGCCATCGCGCATCGCGCTGCAGGGCGAGTTTGCGCTCAGCAAGCCGCAGCCCAATGCGGCTGGACAGGCCTACATCGAAAGCTTTGAGGGCGAGGCCGAGCGCCAGATCGGCCTGGTGGAAGGTTCGTGGTACTACAGCTCACGCCCCGCACTCGGCCAGTCGCTGGCGGGCGGCGCCAATTCCATCTTCACGCTGCCGCGCGCTTCCACGCTGGCCTATCAGAACAATGGCGTGGACGCGGTGGGCAACTTCGTGCAGTTCAACATCCAGCAGATCGATCCGGCGGTGCGCATCGTGGGTGGTGGTGTGCAGCCCGCCGAGCAACTGCTGTGGATGACCCTGTATCCGCTGCGCACGGGTGGCATTTTCGATTTTGTGCCGGGCACCTCGCAGCGTCGCTTTGCGTGGACCGTGGGTGGCACGAGTTCCGTGGGCCCCACTCCCACCGGACGGCGATGGCGGTCCCTGCGCACCGTGCTCTCTCCGAGCGGTGCGGACCTGTCACGCATCGAGAATCTCGAGTTCTTCGTGCTCGTGCAGTCGGAAGACGCCAAGGTGCGCCGCAATCCCACCCTGGTGTTCGACTTTGGTGAGATCAGTGAGAACAGCGTGACCTTTGCGCCGGAAACGCTGGTCATCAACGCGCCCGTGCGGCCCGGTCTGCCCGTAGACAGCACCTATCGCGGCAAACGACTGGTGGGCTACGACTCACTCGACACTGAGCGTGACCGTCTCTCCCGCGCGTTCAACGCCATCGAGAACGACATCGGTCTGGCCGGCGATCGGGTGGACACCCTGGTGGTCATCGATAACACCGGGCCCACGCCGGTCGTGCGCCGCGAAACCAACCGTTTGCTCTGTCAGGCGTCCGTGCAGATCGTGCAGGTGCTGGGCGACAGCCGCGCCAATTGCACCGCACGCAACAACCGTTTGGACGAAGAGGACATTGACCTCGACGGGCAGCTCAACCTGCCATCCAGCGCCGCGGATCTCGAGTCCATCAAGCGCTTCGTGGTGGATCTGAGCGACAAGCGCAACTGGACCCGCGTCGGGCGCTGCTACCAGCAGCAGGATTCCACGGCCAATGGCATCACGGCGGATTCACTCTGCTGGGTGCAGGTGCGTCTCAACTGGCGGGCGCCGGCCGAGGAGCTGAACAGTCCCAATGATCGCCGCGTGCGGGCCATGCGCATGACCATGGTGTCGGGTGCGCAAACGGCTGACGACGAGTTCGTGCGCATCGCGCTCGCGCGCTTCCGGCTGGTGGGCGCACCATGGCTCAAGCGTGGCAACGAGCCGATCGCCGGCATGGCCGGCGATTCCAGCGGCACCGTGGGCGGTTACGTCGTGGCCAGTGTGGTGGGCACACTGGACTCCACGTCCGTGCTGCCTTACACCCCGCCACCCGGCGTGGTGGAAGCGCCGGAGAATCAACAGAGCGGTTACGAGAACACGCGCATTCAGGTCAACGAACGTGCGCTGCGCCTGCAGGCCGGTTTGCCCGGACGCCAGTTCCGCAATTTCGATCGCGCCGAAGCGTTCTTCCGTTTCCCCGAAGGCACCAAGACCTTCATGGGCTACCGCACGCTGCGTGTGTGGATGCGCGGGCGCGGCAATGGCTGGGGCGAGCAGGGTGAGCTCAACGGCTACATCAAGGTGGGCCGCGACGAGCACAACTTCTACATGTATCGCACGCCCGTGAACACGGGCAGCACACAGAGCGCATGGTTGCCCGAGGTGAACGTCGACCTCACCCGCTTCCAGGTGCTGCGCGCGCGACTCGAAAACGCCTTCCTCAACAACAGCGCCGATTCCATCCAGTGCAGCGGCCGCGATCTCGAACTCATCAACCGGTCGGGCAAACCGCGTGGACTGGCGGTGCGACGCTTCGCCGTCTGCGAGGACGGCTACATCGTCTACAGCGCTGATCCGGCGGTCACACCGCCCAATCTCGCCGGTGTGCAGGAACTGGCGGTGGGCTTTGTGCGCGTGGACAGCGTGGCGCGCAGTGGCAGCGGCATCATGGCCGGCGATACCCTCGAACTCTGGGTCAACGACATTCGCCTCACCGACGTCGTGGACGACGTCGGCTTTGCCGGCGAGCTGGGCCTCACCATGAATGCCGGTGATCTGGCCGACTTCCGCGTCAATCTCAGTCGACGGGACCCGAACTTCCGGCAGCTCAATGAAACGCCAAGCTTCCTCACCACGAGTGGCGTGAATCTGGGCACCACCTTGCACCTCGAGCGCATGCTACCACAGCGCCTCGGGCTGGCGTTGCCATTCAGCGTGGACTACGCGGGCTCCGGTGTCGATCAGTTGTTCATCAATCGCAGTGACGTGCGCGCCGGCGGCATCGAGGGGTTGCGCAATCCACGCGACCGCCGCATCAACTATGCGCTCGCACTGCGCCGTGCCCAGCCGCTTACCAGCGGTTGGTATGCGCCGCTGGTGAACGGACTCTCGTTCAATGGGGCGTGGAGCACCGGCCAATCGCAGAGTGCGTTCCAGGAGCAAACCAGCAACACCTACGTCATGGGCGGTGGTCTGTCACTCAGTGGCGACACGCGCGAGTCGGGCCTGCCGCGTTTCGTCAACGCCCTGTTCAACATT encodes the following:
- a CDS encoding MlaD family protein; this translates as MTTKRRDEVLVGLLLLTAIILGLGGTIWIARGGLSKGYPMFARFPWGAGLKQGQPVLLAGVQVGFVDEVRLIPDGTIAVRLQVQNEHQIPLGTTATVEPNGIFGDQLIALTPEMGRQGYLPKGDTIPVGEGTPGTGELLTKGDSIAANILALTTETRNQFVADSGLRDVRRTVTDVTKLVAQLSQVVAAQSAELTRTQEQLRKTLASVDSAKVDSTTKNLQATSASLEALTRELRVTNQEVQGLVTKINTGNGTVGKLMNDPALYARLDTLLLRTDSLVAEFKKNPRKFINLKIF
- a CDS encoding MlaE family ABC transporter permease, which gives rise to MRRTAVLLKAFGARAFFARDIVRGFRDPGTWFPEMIRQMHRIGVESVPLTVIVAAFLGGVTAFQTRFQLFPGVQLSVVGLIARQSIVLELGPLLTALVLTGRVGARMTAEIGTMRVTEQIDALETLSFDPVAYLALPRFLAGVVMLPTLVVLANTAAIFSAWLTLILATDVRTDDFVSGLRLAFTPFQVVYSLIKATSFGAAIAFVSSYEGYVTEAGAEGVGKSTAKAVVIASVSILVLDAIVAAVLAPFIQA
- a CDS encoding LptF/LptG family permease codes for the protein MRGRFITPLDRYIAGEFTRIFGAMLLGFPVLVFVIDLVDNLRRYTERKLTVKAVALSYLYWIPDTLFMILPAAVLFATVFSISTFTRYSEITAAKASGISFYRFIAPILVMATLAMGLDLVFSEVAPPANAERLRLLAGANNSRDDDRYNFAFASEAGRVYRIYTLNVKEEYVDNIEIEERASKQQPGLLIASAKGNYRGDGQWMLQKGTMHVLPTPSTDIVIRFDSLVDRDMRESPQELRSTEREPSEMRFAELTRFIGILERSGADVNMLKVERMLKIAIPVTCLIIALFGAPMATSSQRGGAAYGIAVSLATTVVFLVLIQLTKSIGGKGLVAPELAAWIPNILGGFFALILLARVRT
- a CDS encoding LptF/LptG family permease translates to MKLLTRYIVREHVGPLVFALSALTSLLMLQYVARQLANLAGKGLPWAAIGEFFVLSLPFTIAMTMPMAVLVATLYAFGRMAAEHEITAFKASGVRVRTLMAPVLACAFALSIGMIWFNDQVLPAANHRLRILQQDIARTKPTVALREQSMNMITEMFFMRVARVNAETNRIYDVVIYDLSKGIERKTVYADSGVISLDPNGRDMVIQLYDGFAQEFVRGESHRLQRSFFETQTVRQKGIAQGFENSSGSDAFKGDREMTVCEMHRRYRSDAVDVERIRQEYVSNTDRLRKVSGRRITPPRPRPRAEPLAALYCEQFLGRIAGLFLPKKAEAQALGQDSIVQDSIRQDSVRQDTVRRDSTRRDSVVVPVAVPATPVPGSPVPGQPVPGQPVPGVPVPGSPDSAQVAGQFPPPINGIPVLPRGSYTPAPGLTYSQDSALRAAGVDPMTQAVQAQPTDTSEAAVALGAVNATGLQLIAARESLDSLAVEIHKKFALSLACFVFVLFGPPIALRFPRGGVGVTIGVSIVVFGLYYICLMGGEALADKGQLPAYVAMWIANVVFALAGVALLWRVESTTDNSRGGGFAEWRADRKARKALARAAKAKAKGRDTAEPAVSA
- the sprA gene encoding cell surface protein SprA, which gives rise to MSGAFRAPVSVAVSVVLALAVAPLGPVGLEAQDSASRALPEGLRVPGPTRARLDSLLSTWTLRRPPRLGLFTPTLIARPDAGAVAEQVVRANERARAGRMQRVWERTIYRAFSAQSVVQVAAEDEPDPVTGVTTPPVPPVVTDTVAADTTGPRPGALVPLAPDARPSAQQSAADFLDDIGDLGISLESRLEAKVQRTKNDRCTANQLTIIGNNCFGSPLLPTFDFQFNIRTGGVVAERVFLNVDYNSQREFDASNNISVRYQGKTDEILQSLEVGNVSLQVPTSRFLTSGIPSGNYGIQATGQLGAMRFTSIVAQQKGNVSKDNVYTVGERTQKTEQRIIEDIQIQPRQFFFTIDPQLLPGYPNVDLLNRQQLQQLAAQLPDSLRPVRVYVYRQLIGAANQNPRAPQFSVRGARNPARQIYEVLRENVDYYLDPSGLWIALTRPVNPNNERLAVAYEVNVGGRPGRNPNTGGTPDIEFTAEPQFANLLWEPELQPSNASYFRREIKSVYRLGGEDVQRESISLKLVTGTSGDQEKPIDPSRGETYLQVFGLSQATNSAIFDVENRVWPRPNDNNFRANFSGGGQQKLIPDYFVVFPSLQPFARAGLAQPAANPANDTLYTYPNEYLYSAQRPQAIYRMVATYLSEGGGGSQSIRLSSIQVRPNSERVVIEGRELVKDTDYAIDYELGLITFSRPDTLFARPRQVSVRYEENPLFAIAPTTILGFASQFPLDNGQLSFTAISQSQRSALTRPPLGFEPVGSLVAGVTGNMQWDATALSSALRKLPFRQTNTPSRIALQGEFALSKPQPNAAGQAYIESFEGEAERQIGLVEGSWYYSSRPALGQSLAGGANSIFTLPRASTLAYQNNGVDAVGNFVQFNIQQIDPAVRIVGGGVQPAEQLLWMTLYPLRTGGIFDFVPGTSQRRFAWTVGGTSSVGPTPTGRRWRSLRTVLSPSGADLSRIENLEFFVLVQSEDAKVRRNPTLVFDFGEISENSVTFAPETLVINAPVRPGLPVDSTYRGKRLVGYDSLDTERDRLSRAFNAIENDIGLAGDRVDTLVVIDNTGPTPVVRRETNRLLCQASVQIVQVLGDSRANCTARNNRLDEEDIDLDGQLNLPSSAADLESIKRFVVDLSDKRNWTRVGRCYQQQDSTANGITADSLCWVQVRLNWRAPAEELNSPNDRRVRAMRMTMVSGAQTADDEFVRIALARFRLVGAPWLKRGNEPIAGMAGDSSGTVGGYVVASVVGTLDSTSVLPYTPPPGVVEAPENQQSGYENTRIQVNERALRLQAGLPGRQFRNFDRAEAFFRFPEGTKTFMGYRTLRVWMRGRGNGWGEQGELNGYIKVGRDEHNFYMYRTPVNTGSTQSAWLPEVNVDLTRFQVLRARLENAFLNNSADSIQCSGRDLELINRSGKPRGLAVRRFAVCEDGYIVYSADPAVTPPNLAGVQELAVGFVRVDSVARSGSGIMAGDTLELWVNDIRLTDVVDDVGFAGELGLTMNAGDLADFRVNLSRRDPNFRQLNETPSFLTTSGVNLGTTLHLERMLPQRLGLALPFSVDYAGSGVDQLFINRSDVRAGGIEGLRNPRDRRINYALALRRAQPLTSGWYAPLVNGLSFNGAWSTGQSQSAFQEQTSNTYVMGGGLSLSGDTRESGLPRFVNALFNILPSALRESEAIKAFRAQKFRWSPTTFRLSSSLARTANTTTSFTKAAASPTDTGQTVSGLTHFWSNNAQLEFRPTPSLSASMSARQLLDLRDYRATAQVPDSTDRGEAAWAERLSVLGTSLGLERERSLTSALQFAPTVSPWLRPRADFTSSFTLNKDPNARVLLREGDSTGAYRLPRRLGAAQSLNMGTTVDFGRLITLRTGDNSRWRRLGNVFAPIDVQWQQSLTSNYDNTAFIPGYGFQFGLGGLNDFRGTDSRLASTAGRLRRTTLGGSLNLPFSFTLISRMENGTTETWTRRSLDGFQALITSTQVVYPDMRLRWSWRPQKLKGVISQLNVDGTYNVSEQETNIPNETGGLADRSLLTATRRPLSANITWAFLGNLTTLAQYSTEEREELRPGALTNTETVRSSFDVGRSFRLPKSWNTRSGQMRANLSYQSERNLSVVSGSTITDLLGNTVNTAPAVLTNNGRRAFNLNANSDLNELLTFQLTSSYVVTYDRNFNRQTSSLILSTTLQLRFFAGELR